A section of the Ranitomeya imitator isolate aRanImi1 chromosome 7, aRanImi1.pri, whole genome shotgun sequence genome encodes:
- the LOC138645500 gene encoding uncharacterized protein isoform X1, with amino-acid sequence MGCSSILPHQCGGLPQLKDFQRIQVGHIHRVKTEEKVTFYCMASNCPQDMRVAWTIKENNGERMVITDNNQERDEEAVLKVRSDYTVETERSNEDNLHHAISALSFTPVVSKHKEVEVSCRFLCNGRSLEKHLKWSFNFKKVELSGPVQMSLGEDGDVLCSVSLLNFYPKDIEIKWSHGLGYFQDVETFNETVTKNNDFTFNVRSICRIPGHLFKDQGYRVRAKWNQKTEAGQQEVSITDSDWHPVMGEIEDPDFIDGKEAKLLCRISGYFPDVLDVKWLRRDAESQECYAISDSDRYKIPVMASTRQKDKTFIYTACLIAPISVATDYGAEFMCRVGHPSLNTPLEKRSGEIRVMETREEEAASPATKRMIKRKT; translated from the exons atgggatgctccagcattttacctcaccagtgtggcgggctgccacaattaaaag ATTTCCAGAGGATTCAGGTTGGTCACATTCACAGGGTGAAGACTGAGGAGAAAGTTACCTTTTACTGTATGGCTTCTAATTGTCCTCAAGACATGCGGGTGGCCTGGACAATCAAGGAGAACAATGGAGAGAGGATGGTAATCACAGATAATAACCAGGAAAGAGATGAAGAAGCTGTCCTCAAAGTCAGAAGTGACTACACTGTGGAAACAGAGCGATCAAACGAGGATAACCTCCATCATGCTATCTCCGCTCTGAGCTTTACACCGGTTGTGTCCAAACACAAAGAGGTTGAGGTCTCCTGCAGGTTCCTCTGTAACGGGAGAAGTTTGGAGAAGCATCTGAAATGGAGCTTCAATTTCA agAAGGTAGAACTGTCTGGCCCCGTGCAGATGTCTCTCGGTGAGGATGGAGACGTCCTATGTTCTGTCTCACTGTTGAATTTTTATCCTAAAGACATTGAGATAAAATGGAGCCACGGCCTCGGATATTTCCAGGATGTAGAGACATTTAATGAGACAGTTACAAAGAATAATGACTTTACTTTTAACGTGAGAAGTATCTGTAGAATTCCTGGTCATCTCTTCAAGGATCAAGGATATAGAGTACGAGCCAAATGGAACCAGAAGACTGAGGCTGGACAGCAGGAGGTGTCAATCACAG ACTCTGATTGGCATCCAGTGATGGGAGAGATTGAGGATCCGGACTTCATAGACGGTAAAGAAGCAAAACTGCTTTGCCGAATCTCCGGCTATTTTCCTGATGTTCTGGATGTGAAGTGGTTAAGAAGAGATGCAGAAAGTCAAGAATGCTATGCTATATCTGACAGCGACAGATACAagatcccagtaatggcgtccacaCGGCAAAAAGATAAGACGTTCATCTATACAGCCTGTCTGATCGCACCAATATCAGTGGCGACAGATTACGGGGCAGAATTCATGTGTCGCGTGGGACATCCCAGTCTGAATACACCTCTGGAGAAGAGGAGCGGAGAAATCAGGGTGATGG
- the LOC138645500 gene encoding uncharacterized protein isoform X2, with amino-acid sequence MASNCPQDMRVAWTIKENNGERMVITDNNQERDEEAVLKVRSDYTVETERSNEDNLHHAISALSFTPVVSKHKEVEVSCRFLCNGRSLEKHLKWSFNFKKVELSGPVQMSLGEDGDVLCSVSLLNFYPKDIEIKWSHGLGYFQDVETFNETVTKNNDFTFNVRSICRIPGHLFKDQGYRVRAKWNQKTEAGQQEVSITDSDWHPVMGEIEDPDFIDGKEAKLLCRISGYFPDVLDVKWLRRDAESQECYAISDSDRYKIPVMASTRQKDKTFIYTACLIAPISVATDYGAEFMCRVGHPSLNTPLEKRSGEIRVMETREEEAASPATKRMIKRKT; translated from the exons ATGGCTTCTAATTGTCCTCAAGACATGCGGGTGGCCTGGACAATCAAGGAGAACAATGGAGAGAGGATGGTAATCACAGATAATAACCAGGAAAGAGATGAAGAAGCTGTCCTCAAAGTCAGAAGTGACTACACTGTGGAAACAGAGCGATCAAACGAGGATAACCTCCATCATGCTATCTCCGCTCTGAGCTTTACACCGGTTGTGTCCAAACACAAAGAGGTTGAGGTCTCCTGCAGGTTCCTCTGTAACGGGAGAAGTTTGGAGAAGCATCTGAAATGGAGCTTCAATTTCA agAAGGTAGAACTGTCTGGCCCCGTGCAGATGTCTCTCGGTGAGGATGGAGACGTCCTATGTTCTGTCTCACTGTTGAATTTTTATCCTAAAGACATTGAGATAAAATGGAGCCACGGCCTCGGATATTTCCAGGATGTAGAGACATTTAATGAGACAGTTACAAAGAATAATGACTTTACTTTTAACGTGAGAAGTATCTGTAGAATTCCTGGTCATCTCTTCAAGGATCAAGGATATAGAGTACGAGCCAAATGGAACCAGAAGACTGAGGCTGGACAGCAGGAGGTGTCAATCACAG ACTCTGATTGGCATCCAGTGATGGGAGAGATTGAGGATCCGGACTTCATAGACGGTAAAGAAGCAAAACTGCTTTGCCGAATCTCCGGCTATTTTCCTGATGTTCTGGATGTGAAGTGGTTAAGAAGAGATGCAGAAAGTCAAGAATGCTATGCTATATCTGACAGCGACAGATACAagatcccagtaatggcgtccacaCGGCAAAAAGATAAGACGTTCATCTATACAGCCTGTCTGATCGCACCAATATCAGTGGCGACAGATTACGGGGCAGAATTCATGTGTCGCGTGGGACATCCCAGTCTGAATACACCTCTGGAGAAGAGGAGCGGAGAAATCAGGGTGATGG